Proteins from a single region of Zhongshania aliphaticivorans:
- a CDS encoding LysM peptidoglycan-binding domain-containing protein, whose product MKNMVLGLCLGLMMALAQAGDVLSLKGGHPQTYVVQKGDTLWDISAMFLNDPWFWPELWHYNPQVENPHLIYPGDVLTLVWVNGKPMLVRNAVDNSVVKLTPEMRISDITDAIPTIPLDVIAPFLTRSRVVTDAELERAPYVLAGKRGNIVAGAGDQILGRGDFSGDETYGVYRRGQVYQDPITGEVLGVEATDIGTANLLATEKDVATLTLNRSTQEIRRADRFLPMEVRHLHARFEPKAPVENTNGFIIAVDGGLTQIGSFDVVTLNLGARNEIQAGDVMAIYTTGVVVTDPLTNERVKAPDVRAGLLMVFRSFERVSYALVLKAEQPLTVGDKVKNP is encoded by the coding sequence ATGAAGAACATGGTGTTGGGGCTTTGCCTTGGGCTGATGATGGCGTTAGCGCAAGCGGGTGATGTGCTTTCCCTGAAAGGGGGCCACCCGCAGACCTATGTGGTCCAAAAAGGCGATACCTTGTGGGACATATCAGCCATGTTTTTGAATGATCCTTGGTTTTGGCCAGAGTTGTGGCATTACAATCCTCAAGTTGAAAACCCGCATTTGATCTATCCGGGTGATGTTTTAACGCTGGTATGGGTGAATGGTAAGCCTATGTTGGTGAGAAATGCGGTTGATAATAGTGTTGTGAAATTAACGCCAGAAATGCGAATTTCTGATATTACTGACGCCATTCCAACCATTCCCCTAGACGTTATCGCGCCATTTTTGACTCGTAGCCGGGTTGTCACTGATGCAGAGCTGGAGCGGGCGCCCTATGTGCTTGCTGGCAAGCGAGGTAATATTGTTGCTGGTGCCGGTGATCAAATTTTAGGTCGCGGGGATTTTAGTGGTGATGAGACCTACGGTGTATACCGCCGAGGCCAAGTTTATCAGGACCCGATAACGGGTGAAGTGCTGGGGGTTGAGGCTACAGATATCGGCACCGCTAATTTACTGGCAACAGAAAAGGATGTTGCTACTTTAACCTTGAATCGCAGCACCCAAGAAATTCGTCGAGCAGATCGATTTTTACCCATGGAGGTGCGCCACCTACATGCTCGTTTTGAACCAAAGGCGCCGGTTGAAAACACCAATGGCTTTATAATCGCCGTCGATGGTGGTTTAACCCAAATAGGGAGTTTTGATGTTGTTACCTTAAACTTGGGGGCGAGAAACGAAATTCAAGCTGGGGATGTCATGGCGATTTACACCACCGGAGTGGTAGTTACCGACCCGCTGACTAATGAGCGAGTAAAAGCGCCTGATGTTCGCGCAGGCTTGTTAATGGTGTTCCGGAGTTTTGAGCGAGTTAGCTATGCCTTAGTACTAAAGGCAGAGCAGCCATTAACCGTAGGTGATAAAGTTAAGAACCCGTAA
- the dprA gene encoding DNA-processing protein DprA, translated as MEILARRWLQVQQCLALPPAHFRRLVLANPSPHLILDLPLLELAKLGISASQRRVLAQELSLSGHGWVDEALASADADVLCFHDDDYPALLKEIHDAPPLLYYRGRTELLRGVLFSVVGSRRPSRAGRADAQAFATALGNAGFTTVSGMALGVDTAAHIGALISPSSTIAVLGTGVDQCYPKSNRVLYDQIASEGLLLSEFPLGSPPLRHQFPRRNRIISGMSLGVLVVEAAIHSGSLITARQALEQNREVFAIPGSIHNPASRGCNALIKQGAKLVDTLSDIIEEFSGWANTDTATVGDPEKLVTEEVESRVYDALGYEPISFDEVVNFCGLSVADALAELGDLELGGWVEQYRGGWQRSR; from the coding sequence GTGGAAATACTTGCCCGCCGCTGGCTTCAAGTTCAGCAATGTTTAGCGTTACCACCAGCTCACTTTAGACGACTGGTGTTAGCCAACCCTAGCCCGCACTTGATATTAGATTTACCGCTCCTCGAACTGGCGAAGCTAGGGATCAGTGCTAGCCAACGACGCGTCTTGGCTCAAGAGCTCTCTCTTTCCGGACATGGCTGGGTTGACGAGGCCTTGGCTAGCGCAGACGCTGATGTTCTGTGTTTTCACGATGATGATTACCCCGCTTTATTGAAAGAGATACATGATGCACCGCCATTGCTGTACTACCGAGGGCGCACGGAATTACTAAGGGGGGTATTGTTCTCTGTGGTGGGAAGCCGGCGACCCAGCCGTGCTGGAAGAGCAGATGCTCAAGCTTTTGCGACGGCACTGGGTAACGCTGGGTTTACAACCGTGAGCGGTATGGCGCTGGGTGTGGATACTGCCGCTCATATCGGTGCATTAATATCGCCGTCGTCGACGATTGCGGTGTTGGGTACAGGAGTAGACCAGTGTTATCCGAAAAGTAACCGGGTACTGTACGATCAAATTGCTTCAGAGGGTTTGTTGCTAAGCGAGTTTCCACTGGGCAGCCCGCCATTGAGACACCAATTTCCACGCCGCAATAGAATAATTAGTGGCATGAGCTTGGGTGTACTCGTGGTAGAGGCAGCTATTCACAGCGGGTCGCTAATTACCGCTCGTCAAGCGCTGGAGCAGAACCGAGAGGTATTTGCCATTCCAGGGTCAATTCACAACCCAGCAAGTCGCGGCTGTAACGCACTAATAAAGCAAGGCGCTAAGTTGGTCGATACTTTATCCGATATTATCGAAGAGTTTTCTGGCTGGGCCAATACAGACACTGCAACGGTTGGAGATCCGGAGAAGCTTGTCACTGAAGAGGTGGAATCTCGGGTATATGATGCCCTTGGCTACGAGCCAATATCTTTTGATGAAGTGGTCAATTTTTGCGGATTGAGTGTCGCAGATGCCCTAGCCGAACTTGGGGATTTAGAGCTAGGGGGCTGGGTAGAGCAGTATCGTGGCGGTTGGCAGCGAAGCCGCTAA
- a CDS encoding TrkH family potassium uptake protein has protein sequence MHLRIIGRIIGVLLMIFSLTMAVPAVISAWLNDGALNAFVTAFALTFSGGLLFWLANVNQRHELSIRDGFLIVSLFWTVLGLFGALPFYLADNPGLSVSDAVFESISGLTTTGATVITGLDELPISILFYRQFLQWLGGIGIIVIAVAILPILGIGGMQLYRAEIPGPVKDNKLTPRITGTAKILFLMYVALTLVCTLAYWLAGMSFFDAITHSFSTVAIGGFSTHDASMGYFQSPLILMICSGFMLFAALSFTIHFHVWRSRSIFYYLKDSETSFYLIIVAIATLTISIYLYFSGTYALQDSIIHGVFHTISVVTTAGFGAEDFSIWPSFLPVAVIMLSFIGGCAGSTGGGMKVVRVMLIAKQGIREMKQLIHPNAVIPLKIGSHRVEAKIVSAVWSFVGIYMISFIMITLAMMACGLDALSAFSATAAAINNMGPGLGEVAASYRSVSDAGKWILCYAMLLGRLEIFTLLVLFLPSFWRR, from the coding sequence ATGCATCTGAGAATCATAGGCCGAATTATCGGCGTATTATTAATGATATTCAGCTTAACGATGGCTGTTCCTGCGGTGATTTCCGCATGGCTAAACGACGGTGCTCTCAATGCCTTTGTCACTGCATTTGCGCTAACATTTAGTGGTGGCTTACTTTTTTGGTTAGCTAACGTCAATCAACGCCATGAGCTGAGTATTCGCGACGGATTCCTTATTGTTTCCTTATTTTGGACAGTATTGGGCCTATTTGGAGCGCTACCTTTTTACCTTGCTGACAACCCTGGACTGTCTGTCAGCGACGCGGTATTTGAGTCTATATCCGGCCTCACCACTACGGGTGCAACCGTCATTACCGGGTTGGATGAACTTCCCATTTCCATCCTATTCTACCGGCAATTTTTACAATGGTTGGGCGGGATAGGGATCATTGTCATTGCAGTGGCAATACTGCCTATACTGGGTATTGGTGGAATGCAGCTCTACCGTGCTGAAATACCCGGCCCAGTAAAAGATAATAAACTCACCCCTCGTATTACTGGCACAGCAAAAATACTATTCCTTATGTATGTTGCGCTTACCTTAGTTTGCACCCTTGCGTATTGGCTCGCGGGAATGAGTTTTTTTGATGCTATAACCCACTCTTTTTCCACCGTAGCGATTGGTGGCTTTTCTACCCACGATGCCAGTATGGGATATTTTCAAAGCCCTCTAATATTAATGATATGCAGCGGTTTTATGTTATTTGCCGCCTTAAGTTTTACCATCCACTTTCATGTTTGGCGGTCACGTTCAATTTTCTATTACTTAAAGGATTCTGAAACCAGCTTCTATCTCATCATTGTTGCTATTGCCACACTGACTATTTCTATTTACCTATATTTCAGCGGCACCTATGCACTACAAGACAGTATTATCCATGGTGTGTTTCACACAATCTCTGTGGTCACCACGGCCGGATTCGGCGCCGAAGACTTCTCAATTTGGCCCAGCTTTTTACCCGTTGCCGTTATCATGCTGTCGTTCATTGGTGGCTGTGCGGGATCTACCGGTGGCGGCATGAAAGTAGTGAGGGTCATGCTTATTGCTAAACAAGGTATTCGGGAAATGAAGCAACTTATTCACCCCAATGCCGTCATCCCCCTAAAAATAGGTAGTCATCGTGTAGAGGCTAAAATTGTTAGTGCCGTATGGAGTTTTGTCGGCATTTATATGATCTCTTTTATCATGATCACCCTAGCAATGATGGCCTGCGGTCTCGATGCTCTCAGTGCTTTTTCAGCCACTGCCGCCGCCATAAACAATATGGGGCCTGGTCTCGGTGAGGTTGCCGCAAGCTATCGCAGTGTCAGTGACGCCGGAAAATGGATACTGTGCTATGCCATGCTCTTGGGACGATTAGAAATTTTCACCCTCTTAGTTCTATTCTTACCCTCATTTTGGCGACGTTAG
- the trkA gene encoding Trk system potassium transporter TrkA: protein MKLGPNNQKLRRLRTMKIIILGAGQVGGTLAANLASEHNDITVIDKDAERLRELQDRLDIGTVTGQASHPDILARAGAADADLLIAVTNSDEINMVACQVAYSLFRTPTKISRIRSNAYTNVEKLFGCDAIPIDVFISPEELVTRYIKRLLQYPGSLQVLDFADGRVQLVAVKAYYGGPMVGSELSAIRDHMPTIDTRVAAIFRRGTAILPSGDTVVEAGDEVFFIAAKKNVMPVMSELRRLDTAYKRLVIAGGGNIGERLARAVESRYSVKIIERSYDRCRVLSEQLSKAIVLHGSASDHDLLAQENIEETDVFLALTNDDEANIMSSLLAKRMGAKKVITLITNPAYVDLVQGGDIDIAISPQQITIGSLLTHVRRGDIYNVHSLRRGAAEALEIIAHGDSRSSKVVGRRLDEIVLPDGVSIGALVRGEEVMIAHSHLLVESEDHLILFLVDKSKIKMVEKLFQVGFTFF, encoded by the coding sequence ATCAAGCTCGGACCCAATAACCAGAAGCTCAGGCGACTCCGAACAATGAAAATCATTATTCTCGGCGCAGGACAGGTTGGTGGCACACTAGCCGCCAACCTCGCCAGTGAACACAACGACATTACCGTTATTGACAAAGATGCGGAACGTTTACGGGAGCTTCAAGATCGCTTAGATATCGGTACCGTCACCGGGCAAGCATCACACCCAGATATCTTAGCTCGCGCAGGTGCTGCAGATGCTGATCTGCTCATTGCCGTCACTAATAGCGACGAAATAAACATGGTCGCCTGCCAAGTAGCCTACTCCTTGTTTCGAACGCCAACTAAAATCTCGCGAATTCGGTCCAATGCCTACACTAACGTCGAAAAGTTGTTCGGCTGTGACGCCATACCCATCGATGTTTTCATCAGCCCTGAAGAATTAGTTACCCGCTATATTAAGCGCTTACTGCAATACCCAGGATCCCTTCAAGTTTTAGATTTTGCCGACGGCAGGGTACAGCTAGTTGCTGTCAAAGCTTACTATGGTGGGCCCATGGTGGGCAGTGAACTCTCAGCGATTCGTGATCACATGCCAACCATCGACACCCGTGTAGCCGCTATATTCCGGCGAGGCACTGCCATTCTTCCCAGTGGTGACACGGTGGTTGAAGCCGGTGACGAAGTCTTCTTCATTGCGGCTAAAAAGAACGTAATGCCAGTCATGAGTGAATTACGGCGTCTAGACACTGCTTATAAACGCCTCGTTATTGCTGGTGGCGGTAATATTGGTGAGCGCTTAGCAAGGGCGGTAGAGAGCAGGTATAGCGTTAAAATCATTGAACGCAGCTATGATCGCTGCAGAGTGTTGTCCGAACAATTGTCCAAAGCCATTGTGTTACACGGCAGCGCCTCTGACCACGACCTTCTTGCCCAGGAAAACATAGAAGAAACGGATGTTTTCTTGGCGCTGACCAATGATGACGAAGCCAATATTATGTCTTCATTGCTCGCTAAACGAATGGGCGCGAAAAAAGTCATTACACTAATCACCAATCCTGCCTATGTGGATTTGGTGCAAGGCGGCGACATCGATATTGCTATTTCACCACAGCAAATCACCATTGGTAGCTTGCTCACCCATGTCCGCCGCGGCGATATTTATAATGTTCACTCACTGCGACGAGGAGCTGCGGAGGCACTAGAAATTATCGCACATGGCGATAGTCGATCATCAAAAGTCGTAGGTCGAAGATTAGATGAAATTGTATTGCCAGATGGCGTTAGTATTGGGGCGCTAGTGCGGGGCGAAGAGGTCATGATTGCACACAGCCACTTATTAGTAGAATCAGAGGATCACTTAATTTTGTTCCTCGTAGACAAAAGCAAAATCAAAATGGTCGAAAAACTATTTCAAGTCGGATTCACCTTTTTCTAA
- the rsmB gene encoding 16S rRNA (cytosine(967)-C(5))-methyltransferase RsmB — protein sequence MKCPRVAAARCLANIEQEGSSLARVLPRIEQELDPAQRSLYRELCYGTLRFYWKLDAALKPFFSKPLKAKDSDVKMLIYIGAYQLSYTRIPPHAAINSCVEGCRKLKKKWASGMANAILRRCQREQDGLFSALSPAASAAFPAWLFNSLQNAWPDNLDDILTASNSHPPFCLRVNQQHTSRTTYLDALNQVDISASACDFAQQGIRLAQACNVDKLPGFHDGDVSVQDEAAQLCTTLLELKPNQRVLDACAAPGGKTGAILEHQPELSEVVALDIDEQRLSRIEDNLNRLHLNATLVSADASDLDAWWDGQYFDRILLDAPCSATGVIRRNPDIKLNRLDSDIEPLVALQTTLLDTLWQCLAPDGIFVYATCSLLPAENEQQLTAFIARHNNAELLPINTDWGVDRKGGRQLFPQVDGHDGFFYAKIHKNPELCS from the coding sequence ATGAAGTGCCCCCGCGTTGCCGCCGCCCGCTGTCTGGCCAATATTGAGCAAGAGGGGAGCTCATTGGCTCGGGTTTTACCCCGTATTGAGCAAGAACTAGACCCCGCTCAGCGTTCACTATACCGCGAACTTTGCTATGGCACTCTGCGGTTCTACTGGAAGCTAGATGCCGCTCTAAAGCCCTTTTTCAGCAAGCCACTCAAAGCCAAAGACAGCGATGTGAAAATGCTCATTTACATCGGTGCTTATCAGCTTTCCTACACCCGTATTCCACCCCACGCGGCAATCAATAGCTGTGTTGAAGGTTGTCGTAAACTCAAGAAAAAATGGGCATCTGGCATGGCAAACGCCATTTTGCGCCGTTGCCAGCGGGAACAGGATGGTTTATTTAGCGCCCTAAGCCCCGCCGCAAGCGCCGCTTTTCCAGCGTGGTTATTCAACTCATTACAAAACGCTTGGCCAGATAATCTTGACGATATTCTCACCGCCAGTAATTCCCACCCACCTTTTTGCCTGCGCGTTAATCAGCAACACACTAGCCGCACAACGTATTTAGACGCGTTAAACCAAGTTGATATTAGCGCCAGTGCCTGCGATTTCGCCCAACAGGGCATTCGCTTAGCACAAGCCTGTAACGTCGATAAACTTCCAGGGTTTCACGACGGGGATGTCAGCGTTCAAGATGAAGCAGCCCAACTGTGCACAACACTGCTGGAGCTCAAGCCAAACCAACGTGTATTGGATGCTTGCGCCGCCCCTGGCGGTAAAACCGGAGCGATTCTAGAACATCAACCAGAGCTAAGCGAGGTCGTCGCGCTCGACATCGATGAACAGCGGCTCAGCCGCATTGAAGACAACCTCAATCGCCTCCATCTTAACGCGACGCTAGTTAGTGCCGACGCGAGCGATCTCGATGCTTGGTGGGATGGTCAATATTTTGATCGTATCCTGCTAGATGCACCCTGTTCTGCCACAGGTGTTATTCGACGCAATCCCGATATTAAACTTAATCGGCTCGATTCAGATATTGAGCCACTAGTAGCACTACAAACAACCTTGCTAGATACCCTCTGGCAATGTCTCGCACCAGACGGTATTTTTGTGTACGCCACCTGCTCCTTACTTCCAGCAGAAAATGAACAACAATTAACCGCCTTTATTGCTCGCCACAACAACGCCGAACTCCTGCCCATCAACACCGACTGGGGCGTGGATCGCAAAGGCGGACGGCAACTATTCCCACAGGTTGATGGCCATGACGGTTTCTTCTACGCAAAAATTCACAAAAATCCTGAGCTCTGCTCTTGA
- the aroE gene encoding shikimate dehydrogenase, with protein sequence MENKDQYAVYGNPVKHSKSPQIHAAFAEQTGQKLNYRAHKVELERFAEVASQFFSHGGKGLNITAPFKLDAFKFADQLSGRARRAGAVNTLALQEDGSIYGDNTDGVGLVRDIHDNLGWELNGRRILVLGAGGAARGILGPVLKQKPAHVLVANRTVEKAQNLVKLFDAMGDVSGCSYEGLIGTQFDLIINGTSASMTGDLPPLPHHILSNDGCAYDMMYGPKPTPFMRWAAAEAAWAVSDGLGMLVEQAAESFCIWRGVRPDTKPVVELIRQSLSA encoded by the coding sequence ATGGAAAATAAAGATCAGTATGCCGTGTATGGCAATCCTGTTAAGCATAGTAAGTCGCCGCAAATCCACGCGGCTTTTGCAGAGCAAACGGGGCAGAAACTGAATTATCGTGCTCATAAAGTTGAGTTAGAGCGCTTTGCTGAAGTGGCCAGTCAATTTTTTAGTCATGGCGGCAAGGGGCTAAATATTACAGCGCCTTTTAAGCTGGATGCGTTTAAGTTTGCTGACCAGCTAAGTGGTCGCGCTCGCCGTGCTGGGGCAGTTAATACCTTGGCATTGCAAGAAGATGGCAGCATATATGGCGATAATACCGACGGTGTGGGTTTGGTTCGCGATATTCATGACAACTTAGGTTGGGAGTTAAATGGGCGTCGGATTTTAGTGCTCGGCGCGGGGGGCGCAGCACGCGGAATTCTTGGTCCGGTGCTAAAACAGAAGCCAGCCCATGTACTTGTTGCCAATCGTACTGTGGAAAAAGCGCAGAATTTGGTCAAGTTGTTTGACGCCATGGGCGATGTTTCAGGTTGTAGTTATGAGGGCCTGATAGGCACCCAGTTTGATTTAATTATTAATGGCACCAGTGCGAGTATGACAGGGGATTTACCACCACTACCCCACCATATTTTGAGCAATGATGGCTGTGCTTACGACATGATGTATGGTCCAAAACCAACCCCATTTATGCGTTGGGCAGCCGCTGAAGCGGCGTGGGCAGTATCGGACGGTTTGGGAATGTTAGTTGAGCAGGCAGCGGAATCTTTTTGTATTTGGCGTGGTGTGCGTCCAGATACAAAGCCGGTTGTTGAGCTCATTCGTCAATCTTTGTCGGCGTAA
- the fmt gene encoding methionyl-tRNA formyltransferase has protein sequence MKPTPLRLIFAGTPDFAAQHLQALIDDGSHDIVAVYSQPDRPAGRGKKTLPSAVKHTAEVAGLPVYQPINFKDIADQELLASHNADLMIVVAYGLLLPQRVLDIPRLGCINVHGSLLPRWRGAAPIQRAIEAGDSETGITIMQMDAGLDTGDMISKVNCAIKTTDSAADLFKRLADIGGPALIQAVNALAAGQATAQPQDDSLSNYASKIAKPEAIIDWQQDAVSLGRKIRAFNPFPICYTRFAANPKDERIKIWRAEPLDISHDNANPGEILSADKTGITVACGQGVLRILDLQMPGGKVLAAGDVLNAKADLFSPSTLLGSPSNTP, from the coding sequence ATGAAGCCAACTCCGCTACGATTGATTTTTGCCGGCACACCGGACTTTGCTGCACAGCATTTGCAGGCGCTGATAGACGATGGCTCTCACGATATTGTCGCCGTCTATAGTCAGCCCGACCGGCCGGCTGGTCGAGGTAAAAAGACACTCCCCAGCGCCGTAAAACATACCGCCGAAGTTGCTGGCTTACCGGTTTATCAGCCCATAAATTTCAAAGACATCGCGGATCAAGAATTACTTGCCAGTCACAATGCAGACTTAATGATCGTGGTTGCTTACGGGCTACTGCTACCACAACGTGTTTTGGATATTCCCCGCCTAGGCTGTATTAACGTTCATGGATCACTGTTACCGCGCTGGCGTGGCGCCGCGCCAATACAACGCGCCATCGAAGCGGGTGACTCAGAAACCGGTATTACCATCATGCAAATGGATGCCGGTCTCGATACCGGAGACATGATCAGCAAAGTAAACTGCGCGATCAAGACTACTGACTCTGCAGCAGACCTGTTTAAACGCTTAGCGGATATAGGTGGCCCCGCCTTAATTCAAGCCGTCAACGCACTGGCAGCAGGGCAAGCCACAGCTCAGCCCCAAGACGATAGCCTGAGTAACTACGCATCAAAAATTGCTAAACCAGAAGCTATTATTGATTGGCAACAAGACGCCGTAAGCTTAGGTCGAAAAATCCGCGCCTTTAACCCCTTTCCTATCTGCTATACCCGCTTTGCCGCCAATCCCAAAGACGAACGTATAAAAATTTGGCGGGCTGAACCACTGGACATTTCTCACGATAACGCTAACCCTGGGGAGATTCTCAGTGCAGACAAAACAGGTATCACCGTTGCCTGTGGGCAGGGTGTATTGCGAATTCTTGATTTACAAATGCCTGGCGGTAAAGTGTTAGCCGCTGGTGATGTTCTAAATGCTAAAGCAGACCTCTTTAGCCCCAGCACACTGCTGGGCTCACCGTCTAACACACCATGA
- a CDS encoding L-threonylcarbamoyladenylate synthase yields MALLDSYRLRRAAALLRAGAVVSHPTEAVWGLACVPWDNSAVSHILNMKNRDPAKGLVLVADSVARFDAVLPNLPAAIRTQVEASWPGPHTWVVPDFAWAPSWIKGEHQSVAIRVSDHPLTSALCRAANTCLVSTSANPAGCEPARNQREVQRYFRSQVDYYLPGRTGARAQPTDICDALSGEYLRGA; encoded by the coding sequence ATGGCCTTATTAGACTCCTATCGTCTACGCCGTGCCGCAGCGTTGTTGCGAGCAGGTGCTGTTGTTAGTCACCCAACCGAAGCGGTGTGGGGCTTGGCCTGCGTGCCTTGGGATAACTCTGCGGTTAGCCATATTTTGAATATGAAAAATCGCGATCCCGCAAAGGGCTTGGTATTGGTGGCGGACAGTGTTGCGCGTTTCGATGCAGTGTTGCCAAATTTACCAGCAGCTATTCGTACACAAGTTGAAGCAAGTTGGCCCGGCCCACATACATGGGTGGTTCCTGATTTTGCTTGGGCGCCCTCTTGGATTAAAGGCGAACACCAAAGCGTAGCGATCAGAGTGAGTGATCACCCACTCACCTCGGCGCTATGTCGCGCGGCCAATACCTGTTTGGTCTCAACCTCTGCCAACCCTGCTGGCTGTGAACCAGCTAGAAACCAGCGCGAAGTACAGCGCTATTTTCGTTCTCAGGTGGACTACTATTTGCCGGGTCGCACAGGAGCCCGCGCACAGCCAACAGATATTTGTGATGCTCTAAGTGGCGAATATCTGCGAGGAGCTTAA
- the hemF gene encoding oxygen-dependent coproporphyrinogen oxidase, with protein MKNIDIAAVKQFLLSLQDRICEQLAAVDGQASFVEDDWGRGRSRVISDGAVFEKGGVNFSHVQGDAMPGTASAHRPELAGRSYQAMGVSLVMHPQNPYVPTSHANVRFFVAEKPGEDPVWWFGGGYDLTPYYGFTEDCRHWHQVAKDTCDPFGEDVYPQYKKWCDEYFYMGHRDEARGVGGLFFDDLNAGGFERCFAFMQAVGNSYTRAYVPIVERRKDRDWGDRERQFQLYRRGRYVEFNLVHDRGTLFGLQSGGRTESILMSLPPLVRWEYNWHPEIGSPEAALTAEFLPVRDWLLPE; from the coding sequence ATGAAAAATATTGATATTGCTGCGGTTAAACAGTTTTTATTATCGCTACAAGATCGCATTTGCGAGCAGTTAGCCGCGGTTGATGGCCAAGCATCATTCGTTGAAGACGACTGGGGTCGGGGTCGCAGTCGAGTGATAAGCGATGGTGCAGTTTTTGAGAAAGGCGGGGTAAATTTTTCTCACGTGCAAGGCGATGCTATGCCAGGCACAGCCAGTGCGCACAGGCCAGAACTAGCGGGAAGAAGTTATCAGGCCATGGGGGTGTCATTAGTTATGCATCCGCAGAATCCCTATGTGCCTACAAGTCACGCTAACGTGCGATTTTTTGTTGCTGAAAAGCCCGGTGAAGATCCTGTTTGGTGGTTTGGTGGTGGTTATGACCTAACTCCTTATTATGGCTTTACCGAGGACTGTCGGCATTGGCATCAGGTAGCTAAAGATACTTGTGACCCGTTTGGTGAAGATGTTTATCCACAGTACAAAAAGTGGTGTGACGAATATTTTTATATGGGTCATCGCGATGAGGCCAGAGGTGTCGGGGGGCTGTTTTTCGATGATTTAAATGCGGGTGGTTTTGAGCGATGCTTTGCATTTATGCAGGCGGTGGGCAACTCATATACTCGGGCTTATGTGCCTATAGTTGAGCGCCGCAAAGACAGGGATTGGGGCGATCGTGAACGCCAATTTCAGCTATATCGCCGTGGCCGCTATGTTGAGTTTAATCTAGTGCATGACCGAGGAACCTTGTTTGGTTTGCAAAGTGGTGGTCGCACTGAATCAATTCTAATGTCGCTGCCGCCCTTAGTCAGATGGGAGTACAATTGGCATCCCGAGATAGGAAGTCCCGAAGCAGCTTTAACCGCAGAATTCTTGCCGGTTAGAGATTGGTTGTTACCGGAGTAA
- the def gene encoding peptide deformylase gives MAILEILEFPDSRLRTVAKPVKTVDDRIRNLIDDMFETMYDAPGIGLAASQVNVHEQIVVIDVSEDHSEPLVFINPEITVIDSETFEYDEGCLSVPGFYETVTRPQHVKVKALDRNGTAFEMEPKGLLAVCIQHEKDHLLGKLFVDYISPLKRNRIRGKMEKLHKQKSS, from the coding sequence ATGGCTATACTTGAAATTCTTGAATTTCCTGACTCGCGACTACGAACGGTGGCTAAGCCAGTTAAAACCGTTGATGACCGCATTCGCAACTTGATAGACGACATGTTTGAGACGATGTACGATGCCCCCGGTATCGGCCTTGCTGCAAGCCAAGTTAATGTACACGAACAAATTGTTGTTATTGATGTTAGCGAAGACCACAGCGAACCACTGGTTTTTATTAACCCGGAAATCACGGTAATAGACAGTGAAACCTTTGAATACGACGAAGGCTGTCTGTCAGTACCCGGTTTCTACGAGACCGTCACGCGCCCGCAGCACGTTAAGGTCAAGGCCTTAGATCGTAACGGCACCGCCTTTGAAATGGAGCCAAAAGGCTTGCTTGCAGTATGTATTCAACACGAAAAGGACCACCTTTTAGGTAAGCTCTTTGTTGACTACATCTCACCACTAAAACGCAACCGAATTCGCGGTAAAATGGAAAAACTCCACAAGCAAAAATCCTCATGA